In Platichthys flesus chromosome 20, fPlaFle2.1, whole genome shotgun sequence, a single genomic region encodes these proteins:
- the LOC133931623 gene encoding probable phosphatase phospho1 yields MVTGWSTAAGAGHRASHPPPVCPAPRGTTPHGPKMTTLCDLTHAAPQEQRFLVLFDFDETIINVSSDDAVVCALPGQQLPEWLKNCFREGHYNEHMQKVLAYMAEQGVSEDRIRSVLEKIPPTPGLLNLFQYLQSNQQDFELLVVSDANMFFIETWLEHAGVRPLFRKIFTNPASFDATGQLMLLPFHSHSCSRCPDNMCKQVIMQEYLAYRQKERGGTPYQGVFYIGDGANDVCPSMALGPRDTAFPRRDFPMHSLLQGMQHSLKANVVPWASGEDIVDYLRKIMKERRDVCNRGDERVEQI; encoded by the exons ATGGTGACAGGCTGGTCCACTGCTGCCGGAGCCGGGCACCGAGCCTCCCACCCCCCGCCTGTGTGTCCAGCACCG agaggGACCACTCCCCACGGACCAAAGATGACCACTCTGTGCGATCTGACCCATGCCGCGCCACAGGAACAGCGCTTTTTGGTGTTGTTCGACTTTGACGAGACCATCATCAACGTGAGCAGTGATGATGCCGTGGTGTGCGCGCTGCCGGGCCAGCAGCTTCCCGAATGGCTGAAGAACTGCTTCAGGGAGGGGCACTACAACGAGCACATGCAGAAGGTCCTGGCCTACATGGCAGAGCAGGGTGTGTCAGAAGACAGAATTCGTTCGGTGCTGGAGAAGATCCCACCAACACCCGGCCTCCTCAATCTCTTTCAGTATCTGCAGAGCAACCAGCAGGACTTTGAGTTACTGGTGGTCTCCGACGCCAACATGTTCTTCATCGAGACGTGGTTGGAGCATGCCGGCGTCCGTCCCCTTTTCCGCAAGATCTTCACAAACCCGGCCAGTTTCGATGCAACCGGCCAGCTCATGCTGCTCCCATTCCACTCCCACTCCTGCTCCCGCTGTCCTGACAACATGTGCAAGCAGGTGATCATGCAGGAGTATCTAGCGTACCGGCAAAAAGAGCGTGGTGGTACACCCTACCAGGGGGTGTTCTATATCGGGGACGGGGCCAATGATGTCTGTCCCTCTATGGCTCTGGGACCCAGGGACACAGCCTTCCCCAGGAGGGACTTCCCCATGCACAGTCTGCTGCAGGGGATGCAGCATTCGTTAAAGGCAAACGTGGTTCCCTGGGCCAGTGGTGAGGACATAGTGGACTACCTGAGGAAAATAATGAAGGAGAGACGGGATGTGTGTAATAGAGGGGATGAAAGAGTGGAGCAGATATAG
- the LOC133931930 gene encoding synaptic vesicle membrane protein VAT-1 homolog gives MSGEKAREEKTPDGRPPSCRALVLTGYGGYDKVKLQVTKQGDVKLGPGDVLLRVKACGLNFAELMGRQGLYEPLPAPPVIMGMEGSGVIEAVGEEVKDRKVGDRVIAMKRSGMWQDVVAVPADLTFLMPENMSFEEGAAIPVNYISAYLMLFEMANLKPGKSVLVHMAAGGVGIAATQLCQTVPDVTVFGTASASKHETITQGGVTHPIDYRTRDYVEEVRKINPNGVDIVLDPLGGSDTQKGFDLLKPMGSVIVFGAANGVTGPKRNLMALMKLWYNQLSISALKLMQTNKAIGGFHLGYLEDDALINRTMSELLELYRQGKIKPRIDSCHHFEEVADAMRRMHERQNIGKVILLTEPKKKD, from the exons ATGTCAGGAGAAAAAGCTCGTGAGGAGAAGACCCCCGACGGGAGGCCCCCTTCCTGCCGGGCCCTGGTGCTGACGGGTTACGGCGGCTACGACAAAGTGAAGCTGCAGGTGACGAAGCAGGGAGACGTGAAGCTGGGGCCCGGGGACGTGCTGCTGCGCGTCAAGGCGTGCGGGCTCAACTTCGCCGAGCTGATGGGGAGGCAGGGTCTCTACGAGCCGCTGCCCGCACCGCCGGTCATCATGGGGATGGAGGGCTCCGGGGTCATCGAGGCTgtgggggaggaggtgaaggacagGAAG gtgGGAGATCGTGTCATCGCGATGAAGCGCAGCGGCATGTGGCAGGATGTGGTCGCCGTGCCCGCTGACCTCACCTTCCTCATGCCCGAGAATATGAGCTTCGAGGAAGGCGCCGCCATCCCCGTCAACTACATATCGGCCTACTTGATGCTGTTCGAGATGGCCAACCTGAAGCCGGGCAAGAGCGTTCTCGTCCACATGGCCGCAG GTGGTGTGGGTATTGCTGCCACCCAGCTGTGTCAGACGGTGCCGGACGTGACCGTTTTCGGGACCGCGTCAGCCTCCAAGCACGAGACCATCACGCAGGGCGGCGTAACTCACCCCATCGACTACCGGACCAGAGACTACGTGGAGGAGGTCCGCAAAATCAACCCCAATG gtgtGGACATCGTCCTGGACCCACTTGGTGGCTCCGACACCCAGAAAGgctttgatttattaaaaccCATGGGAAGTGTGATAGTCTTTG GCGCAGCCAATGGTGTGACGGGCCCGAAGAGGAACCTGATGGCGCTGATGAAGCTCTGGTACAACCAGCTCTCCATCAGCGCCTTGAAACTGATGCAGACCAACAAGGCCATCGGCGGCTTCCACCTGGGCTACCTGGAGGACGATGCGCTCATCAACAGAACCATGtcggagctgctggagctctacAGGCAGGGCAAGATCAAGCCCCGCATCGACTCCTGCCATCACTTCGAGGAG GTCGCTGACGCCATGAGGCGCATGCACGAGCGCCAGAACATTGGAAAAGTCATTCTTCTCACCGAGCCCAAGAAGAAGGACTAG